One stretch of Oncorhynchus clarkii lewisi isolate Uvic-CL-2024 chromosome 3, UVic_Ocla_1.0, whole genome shotgun sequence DNA includes these proteins:
- the LOC139400628 gene encoding gamma-crystallin M2-like isoform X2, producing the protein MLGLLSRCNSIKVTCGCFMIYEKPNYTGQQYYLCRGEYPDYNRWMGTNDNINSCHIISSVPGSYNMRLFERIEYGGQIMDLVDDCPSVMDRFNINDIFSCNVKGGNWLFYEHPNYRGRMYLIKPGYYRRFSEWGGRSARVGSIRRIMDY; encoded by the exons ATGCTCGGCCTTCTCAGCCGGTGTAACTCCATCAAGGTGACATGTGGATGCTTCATGATCTATGAGAAGCCCAACTACACTGGTCAACAGTACTACCTGTGTCGAGGAGAGTATCCTGACTACAATCGTTGGATGGGCACAAATGACAACATCAACTCATGCCACATCATCTCCTCG GTGCCTGGATCCTACAACATGCGTCTCTTTGAGAGAATAGAGTATGGTGGGCAGATAATGGATCTGGTGGATGACTGTCCCAGCGTCATGGATCGTTTCAACATCAATGACATTTTCTCTTGCAATGTGAAAGGAGGAAACTGGCTGTTCTACGAGCACCCAAACTACAGGGGGAGGATGTACCTTATAAAGCCTGGGTATTACAGGAGATTCAGCGAATGGGGCGGCAGGAGTGCCAGAGTGGGTTCTATTCGACGAATCATGGACTACTAA
- the LOC139400628 gene encoding gamma-crystallin M2-like isoform X1: MGKIIFYEDKDYGGRHFECNGDCTDMLGLLSRCNSIKVTCGCFMIYEKPNYTGQQYYLCRGEYPDYNRWMGTNDNINSCHIISSVPGSYNMRLFERIEYGGQIMDLVDDCPSVMDRFNINDIFSCNVKGGNWLFYEHPNYRGRMYLIKPGYYRRFSEWGGRSARVGSIRRIMDY, from the exons ATGGGGAAG ATCATCTTCTACGAAGACAAGGACTATGGTGGCCGTCACTTTGAATGCAATGGTGACTGCACAGACATGCTCGGCCTTCTCAGCCGGTGTAACTCCATCAAGGTGACATGTGGATGCTTCATGATCTATGAGAAGCCCAACTACACTGGTCAACAGTACTACCTGTGTCGAGGAGAGTATCCTGACTACAATCGTTGGATGGGCACAAATGACAACATCAACTCATGCCACATCATCTCCTCG GTGCCTGGATCCTACAACATGCGTCTCTTTGAGAGAATAGAGTATGGTGGGCAGATAATGGATCTGGTGGATGACTGTCCCAGCGTCATGGATCGTTTCAACATCAATGACATTTTCTCTTGCAATGTGAAAGGAGGAAACTGGCTGTTCTACGAGCACCCAAACTACAGGGGGAGGATGTACCTTATAAAGCCTGGGTATTACAGGAGATTCAGCGAATGGGGCGGCAGGAGTGCCAGAGTGGGTTCTATTCGACGAATCATGGACTACTAA